One Acetomicrobium thermoterrenum DSM 13490 genomic region harbors:
- a CDS encoding ferritin family protein — protein MSESKFDLKSALAYAIHAEIQANEFYTTWAENARTPALKKEISELADWEDTHKKTLSKYYQELFGEPFTPDPNVTVDPALRVQADEFKDYYSLLRLISTAYLSEMRAAEFYEKLVEEVDSQETKAMFNDLAKMERGHMDFVKKRYDELRGELEGRLML, from the coding sequence ATGTCAGAAAGCAAATTCGATTTAAAAAGCGCACTTGCCTATGCAATTCACGCTGAGATTCAAGCAAACGAATTCTATACAACATGGGCAGAAAATGCCAGGACACCGGCCTTGAAAAAGGAAATATCGGAACTTGCCGACTGGGAAGATACGCACAAAAAGACGCTATCGAAATACTATCAGGAGTTATTTGGCGAACCCTTTACTCCGGATCCAAATGTAACGGTTGATCCTGCCCTGCGCGTGCAGGCCGACGAATTTAAAGACTACTATTCCTTATTGCGGCTAATATCTACGGCCTACCTTTCAGAGATGCGAGCAGCAGAATTTTACGAAAAACTGGTAGAGGAAGTGGATTCCCAAGAGACCAAGGCAATGTTCAATGACCTGGCTAAAATGGAAAGAGGCCATATGGATTTCGTGAAAAAACGCTACGACGAACTTAGGGGTGAATTGGAAGGAAGATTGATGCTATAG